TCCCGTAAAGAGGATGGCAATGATCTGCTTCTCCTTAGCgaaaaaaaaacacagttggACGGCCTGGGGTGGGTAGAAAGGGCATGGACTCTGGTCTCATGCCCTTGGCCAGCCCTTCTCACTGCATCTCAGGCCCCCTTTATAAATTGAACAGGCAGGACAGCTTAATCTGAAATGTCCCCAATTTCTACATTCCTATACAAcctgtataattaaaaattaatttgaaaaaaaagaaagaaattaaaaaatcgaACGATTAGATATGCCCTAGTGTGGGCCTCAAGTGATTTAACTTCTTGAACTTTagtttgcccatctgtaaaatggggtagcaGCGCCCGTGTTGCTGAGCGGTCCAGAGGGCTCCCTGAGAATGGACCGGAAGTCCTTGGGGGAGGAACACATGGCTCTTGCTCCGTCAGAGTCAACGCTGCTCTGAGCAGCACAGGAGACCCACCACCCCTTCTCCACAAACCTGAAATCCAGAAAGCTCGCAAAACAAAGCATCTCCATCCCTTATTTAGTGACAAAACCTGACCTGCATGGATAAAATACTATTTAGACtctgttttccccattttatatgaATATCCATACATAATACTGCAAGCATATTATGTGCTTAATTATGGGGGTGTTGCATAATGTACGTATGTATTATATGTtacataatatttacatataagcatatatatgtctgtatatatgtatctaataaactcaaaatttctAAATTCCCCAATAAATCTATGCTCTAGGATTTCGGATAAGGGATCAGAGCCTGTGTTTATTTGGTGCTCAGTGCTGCACCCGCGATATCTCAGTTAAGCTTCCGGCCATCCATTTGAGGACACCgatgctggcaccctgacctgACCCTAAATTTCACGTTCATTCCATCATATCCAGCCGCCCGCCGCCTTCCCCATCCCACCcgtcaaaataatttaaaaaaaaaaaagtcgtctTTCCTGGCCTGTAGCTTGTGGGGTGGCCGTCTTGGGGAGCACCAGAAAAGTGTTTAGGGCTCGATGATGGGGAGAAATGGCGTCTCACTTTCCCCCTGCTGACACCAGGACTGTCCCTTCCTCTCCAGACAGGGGGCACTGCCACGTCTAATGAACAAGCCTTAACTGTCAGTACCCGAAGACGAGGTCCCGCTACTGCCGTTGCTTCCTGCACACACCTGGGCCCTTCCGGTCGGTTGGTCTGTCAGGTGGAGAAGGCTGCCCAGTGCCCCCCCCTCACCACAGGCTCTCCCGGACGGATCGGGGCAGGAAGGCTCACCCTCCACGAGCACGTGCTCCGTCTCCCCAGACAGCACTTCAGGCTGGGAAAGAAGCCAGGCGGCCCAGAAATGTCCATGCcggtggtttggttttgttttgtttaatgtaaAAATGTGCATTTCTACCCATTTTAAACCcctgcagcagctccaggaaCATGGATGTAAGGCTGGACCGTCTCCCCTGGGTTCTGAGTCGTGAAAGCGCCTCTTCCCCCCGACCCCCACCCAGGGCTGGTCTTTTTTGAAAGGACATTTCCAAGGAAGATGAAACCACACATTTCCTGCTGTAACTGTGGTCCCAGCAGTACCACCGGGTTGGGGGCTTTGATTGCTCCTTTGGCGAATTCTTTCTCCCTCTCGAAGAATCAGCAGTTCTGATCTTTAAACACACCTACCCTCATTCTTTCAAGTGTATTTATCCTCCCAGTGGGGCTGTGTGCAGAGCTTGCCTGTTCCATTGTACATCACGTTTTGTTTGCTTTAGAAGGTGAAAAAGCAATAATCCAGCCAACTTTCTTTGAATtttgatatgtatatatgtttttatgttaAAGAACAGGAGGAGAGGCGTGTGAATAGTTTGCTTGAAGTATCCAATCATCTCAGGTTATCTTATCCCTACcccaagctttttaaaaattctaattgtcACCCTGGTGTACATTTTCCTGGTTCCTATTCATTCGAGCTCTGATTTCTGTAGGGTGACCTTTGTCCCTTGGCCTCAAGGTTCAAAAAACTGCAGCCCAAATGGCAGTGCCTTTCCCTCCCAAACATCAAACCCACCCAAGAGGCTTTTTCTTCAAAGTCCCTTTCTGAACACGACCTGAGCTGCTGGCATAAAAGATCCATTCCCAGTTGGTCTCAGGACAAACGATGAATGAGGGgtcctttttgtttcttctcacCTCTTCTTTCTACCCAACCTCCCCCCAATTCTACCTGACCAGGTGCTTTTTCTAGGTCCAAATGCAGGAAGGGAGGGTCTTGCTGAAAGCCCTTCTCTGGAGGGGAGTCCCCCCGACCCCCAGCCCAGGAACTCTGGACAGACTTGCTAGACGCTAGGTAACCAAGTATAGACTTGCcttgcctctttttttcttggcaaCTCTAAGCTCATTCCCAGGAATCTCCAAGACCTCTGGGGTCTCCAGTCATGTCTACTCTGTCATTTTTTTTGGAAATCCTCCACACCAGCCTCCTCCACCTCTTAAGCCCAAGGCTCCAGCAGTCATCCCAGAGATAGCCGACCCACCGCCATGTCTGGAGTTGCCATAAACTTTGTGCCAACCTTGCCTGGGAGATGCCCATGTGTGAGAGAGTTGCTTGGGCAGTTCACAGGGCAGCCTGTGATTGCTGAGGGGCACTGGGGCTGAGCTTCTTAATGGATCTTTGCTCAGCAATGGACTTCCCAAGAGGTGAAAGTCTCTCCTAATAAATCCGTTCTTTGCAAATGGTGTCAAAACCTGCTTCCCTTCTCCCTGGCCACCCCTCCTTCAGTCTCTATTTGTCTCCTCAGATCTTCTTCCTCCCTTATCTCCCTTTACCACCTCTTCCCTCTCTTGGGTATGGCAGGATGGAGACCAATCCCGTCTCTGCAGGTTAAGACAAACACCCGGGCCCGAGAGGGGTTGTGGTTCAGCACCATGGACAGTGACCGAGGTGGGGGTGAGAGGCCCTCCCTCCCTGAGTCCTGTTGGCTGAGCTTCGGCTACTGGATGGGCGGTTGTTGGAGCCCGTCACCCGGGCAACCTTGTGCATCTGGAAACCTCATGCATGTGTGTCTGGAGATTTGGTCCTGCTTGATCATAGTTTGTATTCTCTTCATTCCCTGAGTTTGCGGTCAGTCCGTTCTCTCTGGCCATTTGGGGATTTAATCCTTTCAGGAACTGCTtcagttgatttttctttcttactctttAAAGATCCAGTTCATGTTTTATTTCAATTTGGCTGTAGCGTCCAGGTCAGTAGGTCCTCTTTAAAAGACACTCCTAGTGTGCTTTGACCCTGATGTCTTTTCTCGGCTGCTGGCTTTCTTTGCCTTTCTCGAGGTGGGACGGCCCCTTGGTACCATCTGAGGCTGTAGGAAGCGACTTGCGCTGTTCAGTCAGTATAGTGCTACTCACCATGCAGAACTCTCAGTTTTGAATTAGTCACGTTTCATCCCACGCATACCCAACAGGAAAGCAAAACACTTGAAAACAAGATTGACCTGGAGGTCTTCTACCTAACCTCCCACACCTGGATTGGAACTAAAAATCCATGTAATTCCTTGGTGATGAGGACATACAGAGTCCACCCCTTGAAACTGACTACAGCAGCCTCATCCCTTCACCGTTGAGCAGACAGTCACAGTGGGTCAGGAGCAGCCTACTCAGTGCAGGCTCCCGTGACCCCTGGCTCCCGCTATGATCAGTACAATGAAGTTTGCAGCAACTGATGCTTCAAGCCTTCGCGGATAGCCAGGCAAATGGgttatttatttctcctctttctaaACCAGGTGAGCTCTTGGGGGCTAAGCAAGGGGTTGTATGCTAGTTTCTTGAGTTTGCCTGGAGCCACCTTTGGAAATCTGTCTCCTTTTAAACTAACTTAATATGCCTTAATCATTTGTATGCAATCAGGTCACCCGCCCTCATCCAGCCCTCCTCCCCTGGGCCTTTGGCTTTCTTTAAATGAGAGTTTTATACAGAATGcatcaaaaataagatggataggtaggtgattttttaaagtatcctcactctcactctctctctccccctccatccccccacaccccctttGCACATCAGCATTTTGAGAGCTGGTCTTTTGATAAGTCCATATCTTTCTCCCCTCCAGTAGATCCCCTTCTTCATGGTCTCTTGCCTAATGTAACAGAAGCCTTTGGCCTGTAAAATTCCATGGCAAGGCCTCAAAAATCAGTGTTGTGGAGAATCTCTCAGTACCACCAGAGAAACTCCAATGGAAGAGAAGCCTCACTAAACTCCAGTGGAGTTTAGGATGTTGGGGGCTTTGAGTGATGCTGCCCTGACGGCCTCATGTTGTCTGGGATTCGGGGAAAGGACAATCAGATGGGGAGGTTTTGCAGGGGACAAGCAAAGTCATGTGCTTTCAGACGAATGTGTTTTCCCTTGTGCTTCCCAGGAAGAAATGAGGCCAACTCTAGGTATCGGAATAGAGGTGAGCCTGAGGTCTTCAACCTTAGAGGCTGTGCAGGGGATTTGGAAAAACCTTAGGCATGATTTCCCTGAAGGAGACCTCAGCTGCTCCCACCTGGCGCTGACAGCTGCCTTGTCCATTTACATTTTTCATCACGATACCCCCAGACTGCCCCAGGAGCTAGGTGTCATTACAAAGCTAAAAACCCACAGATGTGTCATTGGATCACCTCCAAAACAAAATGCTTGCTTAAAGGTGACGTGGGCCTGCATGGAAGACAGCGTCCCACCCAAGGAGAGGACTCTCAAGCCAGccgctccctctctcctcctccatccctgTGGTCCCTCCCACACAGCCCTGTCCCTTAATACAGGAAGCTAGATGATGGTTGTCTTTGTGTAAACTAGCATTTCAGGGTGAGGTCTGCAGGGAGGTGGGAGAAAAGCTCTATCCACCGGGAATTGCGCCCCCTCCAATTTATGCCGTGGCGAGTCACTACAGTAATGGAGAATCCTTCTATAGCCTCCGACTGTGCCTTTCCTCCTCCAACGTGATAAAAcaggaaagcaaaaaaaagagCCCCATGGCATCGTGATTCCATGGGGTAGGAGGGAGCCACTTAAGGGAGAGCGGACCTGCCCCACGTTGGAAGGGGGTCCACCTTGGGCCCCACCCCCTTTGGGAGTGATGGATCTGAGCCCTGTGCTGAGAAGCTGCCAGGAGTTACCCTGTTGGAATTCTGGGCAAGTCGAGGGTCTGGAAACAGAATCGCATAGAAAACCAGTAGGCATGAATGTGCTGGGTCTTGGTCTGTATCTCCTTTGGCCCCCATCACCCCTCtagagatttctttcttttgtctagGTTGGTTCCTGCAGGGAGGGGGCCAGAAAGCCAGGTTCCTGGAAAGTCAGCCTGAGATTTCCAGCAAGGTAACCTCTCAGCCGCTCCCTGTTGCCCTCCCAGAATCTCCTTAAACAGTCAGCCTCACACCTGGCACCACACCATCTCCTCCCATGAATCAGCCTGGCACTGTTTTAACAATCTCCAGTGGCGTCAcgcctgctaaaaaaaaaaaaacgtgatgCCGTTGTCTAAAGAATGATCTCATTCCACATAGCCTTATAGATCCTGTAAATACGGGGCTCATAAAAGTCATCTGTTGTGTTACTGAAGATATTTTGTACTGTGTCGTTTCCTAAATCATACCAACATCCTACAAGTCCTGCACTTCCCAGACGATTATGATCCTCAAAATGCTTTGTAAGATGGAGGGGGGAGTGGAAATATATATACGTACGCTATGTATTTTCCTAACCTTTCTTCTGGGTCCCTTCCTCCGATATTTGAGTCACGATCGAAAAGGAACTCAAGTCCTGTGTGCAGGAAAGTTGAAGCGTCCGGCCAGTTGGTGTCCTTGCAGTTGCCTTATGAATTCACAGGCTCCAGGAGTTCTGAACAGAAGGTGGTCGACCGGCACTTTATCCAGTCCCAGAAATGATCTCTAATCGTGTGACTGAGAATTCATCTAGAAAAACCtatatttttaacatcaaaaCAAATGGGGCTTCCCGGACCTCACAGAGTATTGGATGTCTACCAGTACTTTTCTATTTTGTAACTGTAAAGAGGTTTCATACGCACAGCAGAGCAGTTGGGAATCTGGTCGACTGCCCTAAAACAAAATGACCTTTGCATGTACAAAGACGTTGCATTCAGACTCTGAAAACAGCAAATAAAGCTTTGACGCGAGCTGCACTGGAGACGTCAGCGTGTCGGTGTGTGAATGAATGGACTCCCCCATGCATGCATGCCTGTCCCCAGCTGAGTCAGTCTCTCCGCTGTGCCGAGCTGGGGGGCCAGACAGCGGGAGGGCGCAGCAGGGGTCCTGGGAAAGGGGGCCGATGGAGACAAAGCAGGATCTCCATTCGACGTGGGGTTGGGTCCTCATTCGGCCTCCTCCTGGCTGTGGGGTATCTCTGAACCCTCACGGTTCTGCAGAATGGCGGTGGTGACAGCGATAACAGTGGGCAAAAGTTAAAGGCAGTGGCTCTCAGCTGGGTGGATTGTGTCCCCCGCACGACATCTGGCAATGACAGGAGATGTTGTTTTAGTTATcacaaggagggaagggagatgctactggcatctagtgggtggaggccagggttgCCGCTCAGCATTGTACACTGTGCAGGacagccctcccaccccatcgCACGGaatgatctggccccaaatgGCAATAGGGCCAAGATTGAGAACTCTAGGTTAAAGAAATGTGGCCCAGGAAATCTGGGCATATAGTAGGTCTTCAGGATCCTAAAGGAACTGATGGGGGTTGGGGAGTCAGGCCTGATAGGCTGTCGCACCTCTGTCTTCCCCCTTATATCCGCAGCAGGTGGCGGCTGCATCCCAGGTTAAGGGGTTGAGACCAACTCTGCTTTCCATGAGCACCAGAAGGAAGCAGCCTCTTGGTTTGAACTGTCAACAGTAGGCAGGATCCTCAGTGATTACAAGCTAGAAGGTAACGCTGTGCTGAGTGTTTTGCTTTCGTGATCTCTCAGTGGCTCGAGGAGAGAGAAGcttctccatttacagatgaggagactgtgaTTCTGACCTTCATtcactcacccaaggtcacacaagtcCACCTGTTTCCAGAGCCCAGCTGTCACCCACATCTCCAGGGACGCAAGGAGGTTGGGTTTTATGCTGACTTGAGAATGTtagctaaaaacaacaacaaaagaaaaccctCTTGGTTAACAATTTACCCCTTTGCcctcattattttattcattcagcaatcaTTAAATACAGGTTCCCCTCCACCATCCGAAAGTAGAGCGTTCCTCTGAAACCTTTCCTAAGCCGCAATGGCATAAattgaagaagcaattacctGAGGACACATCTTGCTCACAGATGCACAGAAGAAatggagataaagcacagatgctctcagacacagttcaaagctctgGCCGCTTGATGCTGAGATACTGAGTGTGGTTCCCACGGAAGGCACTTGGTGGCACCACTCGCTGCTTGGGGCTCACCTCGCCACTGTCATGGCTCGTTATAAAATGAACACCGAacgtgatttttgtttttcaccctttttttgtaaaagcaaaaattctCTGGATTTCTTTCCGTTaaaaaaacaggtactaatgtaggtctttcataaaagcaaagtAGCTTAAGGCAAACTTTCGAAAAGCCAGGAAATTCTGTAGCTATCACAGGCAAAATTATACTTTGttaggcacacacacaaaatgcatggatcttttttttttttttagtcataaATAAAGGGACTATCATGatcatctttatttctatttaggCTAAGAGCTGGGCCCTGGAGGAGGCCAaccccttttcctcctctctgcTGTGTGACGCTGGGTGAGTGACTCCACATCTCTGAactgtttcctcctctataagGTGGAGATCATAATTCCTCCCCTAAAGAGGGCTGCGTGAGGATTGAACATACTGCTCATGAAGCTGGCCCAGTGCCGTGCACATAGTAGGTCTTCAATAAACGGTCACTGTTATTCGTCAATGTATAACGAAATGTATAACGAAAATGAATCTTTGTATAACGAATCTTCTGTATAACGAAAATGAATCTTTGTTGGGTCTGTTACCACATCTCGTGGAAATGTTTGGATGGATTTACACCCACCTTGGAGGGTATGTTCAGGGTGATCTGACTTAAAATTTAGGCCACGTGGCACATGGGAAAATTGAGAGATTCTGGGACCCCTCACTTTAAGAACTGGAGCAATGCCAAGGATGTCATGCACCCCAATAGGAAGATGGTGGAGCTGAGAAGCCAAAGGAAGGAAGTTGAGGACACTGAGATCTTTACACCCCGATGCCCCCTGCCTGGTGCTGCCGGGCTTCCCACAAAGCTGATGCAGTCCGTCTGCCCCCAGGAAGTCATCAGAGGCCACGGCTGAGGGCCTCCCTGGGCCTGCTATTGGGGTGAAGTGGCCCGCACAGAATCAGGTGGACAGCGCGCTGCCTCAGCAAGCCAGGATGTGCTGGGCTGTCAGAAAACGCCCATAAATAGGACGGCCCCTGCAGAAGCAGACTGAGTCTGCAGACGGCATCGGCCCTTCTGTTCTTCTCAAGGCGGCTGCAACAGGTCCATTCTGGGTACGCGGGGAGAGAGGCAGGCCCGGACCTCGGTGGTCTCCGGGGGGCGTGCACAGCTGGCCCCCTGCACCAACCGGGGATCCACGTGAGGGCTGGAGCCGAGAGGGAGGACGCAGGGCGGCCACCAAGCCAGCTGGTGTCTGAGGGGGTGGGCGGGGCCGAGCCCTTGGCTGGGAGCTTAGGGCAGGGGGCCTACAAAGACTGAGCACCGCTGAGGAGGGGGAATGGGCAGACGGGGGGGCTGCCACATCTGCTGAGAATCCTTCGTGAGCTGGACCTCCATGAGCTGGACCAGGCCCTGTTTTCTGCTGAGGCTGGACACAGGCAGACAGACAGCCCGCAGGCTACGCATCCCTGGGCCTGTGTCCTGAGTATATGGGCCACGCAGCCCATCTACTTCCAGGAACGTGGGGTGTAGCTGAGGTGCCTTCTGGGCCACTGTGGATGTCTGAAatgggcatgtgtgtgtgcaagAGAGGGGCTGTGTTTGTGCGACGGGTGGGAAGTGACTGTGTACAGTGGCCACgggagcttgtgtgtgtgtgtgtgtgtgtgtgtgcgcacctgTGCATGTGCTGATAAGCAGGAGAACAGtcctatgtgtctgtgtgtgcggcATCAAGAGAATCCTTCCACGTGACTAATGCAGGCCCAGTGGTGTGTGGCACGTCCCTAGGGATGAAGGGgagctgtctgtctgtctgtttgtgtctgtgtctctttAAGTGGCTGGAACAaagtaagtgctccataaatgcatatgaaatgaataagtgaatgcagagaaactggactGGAGCCGGTGTCCCAGGACCTGGTCCGGCATCATGCTTTCTCtagatgtctgtctgtctgtccatctccCACCAGTCTGtggtctcctcttcctctccatcacccagcacagggccaggcagCAACTGGGTTCTCACAGAATCTTTGGCAAGTGAAGGAGTCAGTGAACAAAAGACTATACTGCTTGGGGTGCAGAGGCAGGAGAGATTCCTGTAGAGGAAACCCCGGCAACGCCCACCCTCTGAGCAGGGTCTGGAGGTGCTGTGTCCGCACAGAGCTCCGGGTGTGGGGGAAGGGCACGCGCTTTGGAGCCCAGTCCCAGCCCCAGCTCACTGGGCCTCGGGATtgccctctgtaaaatggggatcctgACTGTCCCGGTCCCTGTGGTCCATAGTGGATGCCAAGGGGatgtttgctgaatgactgaatgacCACATGTAGGTTGTGAGCAATGACCACATCTTGGAGGCAGCCAAGTTCTGTAGCTCAGGCTCGACTCCAATCACGTCAACACCTGGTTTCGCCCAGGTGCACCTGGTGACTCTTTTGCCTTTGAAGCCACAGGTGTTCCTGGGGCGATGGCGGAGCAGCACAGCGCGCCGGAACAGGCTGCCGCCGGCAAGGGCCACGGAGGTCTCGGGGGCGGCTACAAGGTACCGGGCAGGGAGGGGGTCCCGGGGGCTCTGGGTCCAGGGCTGCTCTTGGTCCTCGGGGTCAGCCTCCTGGCCAGGCAGCCTCTCTCCAGAAAGGAGCCGCAGCCCTTCCGGCCAGCTTGGACCACGAGCACATCTCCCCGGCCTGTGATAAATTCACTTCATGGTTCTGCCCCAtctttcctcttctgtgtcctTGTCTGCAAAATGGAACTGGTCACGCGCACCCTGCCAGTCTCAATGCGGGTTTCGGGAGACACGGCGCTGACTCTCCTGCCTGACCTTGGTCCAGTCCCTGGCCCTCTCTGGAACTCAACAgccccatctttaaaatggggatggtacCCACACTTCTCAGTGTGAGAGCTCAATGCATGTGCCATTACCATGGCCAGCTAACGGAGGAATCTGAGAGCTGGGATTTGTTggctctgtcattttttttttttttttttttttttttttagtttttggccgtgctgcgtggcatgtgggatcttagttccttgaccagggatcgaacccgcgccccctgcattggaagcgcggagtcttaaccactggaccgccagggaagtcccggctcTGTCCTTTCTAAGCTATCCCGGGGGCTTTAATTTGAGATGGGGTCCGGGAATGAATTGACTAAGGAGATAACTGGGGGCTTTAACCAGAAGGGTGCACACCGGGAGGGGAAGAGCAGCAAAGAGGCCTGCCTGGCTCTGGGCCTGGTTCGTGGGTGAATCAGCCTTGCCCTGTGGACCCCCAGCTTTCCCCTGGGGAGAGCTGCCCAGAGGCAGCCGCCCACCAGAGAAGAGGGTATCACTGCCGGCCCTTCCTGGCTCCTTTTGGCATTTGGCTTTCCCCTGACCACGCCAGTGCTCGGGAGAAAAGAGCCAGCTGGCTTATTGAATCCATGCCTCCACTTAACTTGCTGTGCAGCCCAGGACGCTTTCTGAGCCTCCCTTGACCCTTGTATAAAATGACCAGAGCCAATGTTCGCCAGGGACCTGCTACAAAGACAGTTTGTGCTTCTAGGCGGGTGAAAGAGGCAAAACCTTCCTCTGCCTTTGCAACCACTTCCTCTGGGGTATAGGGACAGGTGAAGTTCAACTGTTGCAAACTGGAGTTTTATTTGTCCTGAGCAAGactttttaaatggagaaatttCACATTAAGGAAATtacagatttctggcttctcttgaaaagttTAGAAGGGGGCCCGCAGTCCCTCCTAACCACAGAGGCTTCATTTCCCTACAGTTATCCCTCTGGTTATTTTGGTCATTTTGCTTTACTTGATTTTGCACTGCCTCCGGCCAGATACCAGAATTGCAGTCCCTGGATTAATGGGGGGTTCCTGGAGGTGTTCCCCACCatggccaccagggggcagggCAGACCTGTGGCGGTGCTGGCTTCAGGCCTGTACCAGGCAGAGCTGAGGGAGCGGATGGCAGTACCTCCCTCCAAGGCCCTAAAGAGGACCTGGCAGGACACAGGCTGGGGCTGGGAACCCTGCCCCGGTGGGATGCTCAGGAGGCTGCCCTTCCAGGTGATCGTGTACGAAATGGAGAACTTCCAGGGCAAGCGGTGCGAGCTCTCGGCCGAGTGCCCCAACCTGACAGAAAGCCTGCTGGAGAAGGTGGGCTCCATCCAAGTGGAGTCGGGGCCGTGAGTACCTGCACCCCGAGCCCCTCCTCACAGCCCTGAGCCCTCTGGAAGTCGGGAGGTCCAGGATCAAGCTCTAGATCTGCTGTGGGGCCTTAGGCAACTCCCTTCccatctctggcctcagttttcccacctgtaagATAAGAACATTGAACTGTGATTTTCTTGGAATCCTTCTAACTCTCCATCTCTGAGGTCAGTAGCAGGGCGCTGTGGAGAGAGAACAGAGGAAGGCACCCAGCACCTAACTCAGTGCCTACTAGTGGGATTTAAcagttttaatagttttaataatgatgataatatctaaattttaatgtgctttatatatatcactgaatccctcttgacagatgaagaaactgaggccaaagtGGTCATGTGTCCTGTCCACGTCCACGTGGCAAGCAGGAGTCCCAGCTGGACCCTGAATGCTTCAGGTGGAAAGTCCAGGCTCTGGTACTACCCACTTGGGTGATCCTGGGCAAGGTGCTTCACCCTcttggcctctgttttctcatctgtcaaatgggataATAAAGGTACATACTTCAGAGAGAGTTTTTGTGAAAACGAATGGACGGATGcacataaataattacaatataatAGTCATGATAGCACTAACAATATAAtagtaagaagaagaaaaataagaggaggagggggaggggcagcaggaggaggaagagaaggaggagaaggaggagatgtCTATGGaatacttactgtgtgccagacattgcatttaaaatgtttctgagagacttccctggtggtgcagtggttaagaatccgcctgccaatgcaggggacacgggttcgatctctggtccaggaggatcccacatgccgcggagcaactaagcccgtgcaccacaactaccgagcctgctctctagagcccgtgagccacaactatggagcccgcgctcctagagccctttctccgcaacaagagaagccaccgcagtgagaagcccgcacaccgcagtgaagagtagcccccgctcgccgcaactagagaaagcccgcacgcagcaacgaagacccaacgcagccaaaaaaaaaaaaaaaaaaaaaatttaaataaataaaaataaaataaagaataaaataaaatgtttctgagCAGCCTACACAGAGGCTGCACGTAAAATAGATTCTCAGTACTCTTCCCCAGGATGGTTTTCTGACTCAGAGTCTCAACTCCCAGTATGTTCTAGCAGCTCCCTCAATACCAGGACCAGGGGTCAGTAGTAGCGTTGGAGGGAAGGTGCAGGGTCAGAAGTCAGCAGCTCTTGGGCACCCCCCTCACTAGTCCTGGGTCCTCCCCGAGGGCAGCAGAGGTGACCCAGGCCTCTTTCCTCCCGCAGGTGGCTGGCATTTGAGCGCAGGGCCTTCCGCGGGGAGCAGTATGTGCTGGAGAAGGGGGATTATCCTCGCTGGGACGCGTGGTCCAACAGCCACCGCAGTGACAGCCTCCTGTCCCTCCGGCCTCTGCAAA
This genomic stretch from Eubalaena glacialis isolate mEubGla1 chromosome 15, mEubGla1.1.hap2.+ XY, whole genome shotgun sequence harbors:
- the CRYBB3 gene encoding beta-crystallin B3 isoform X1 — protein: MATRGQGRPVAVLASGLYQAELRERMAVPPSKALKRTWQDTGWGWEPCPGGMLRRLPFQVIVYEMENFQGKRCELSAECPNLTESLLEKVGSIQVESGPWLAFERRAFRGEQYVLEKGDYPRWDAWSNSHRSDSLLSLRPLQIDGPDHKLHLFENPAFGGRKMEIVDDDVPSLWAHGFQDRVASIRAINGTWVGYEFPGYRGRQYVFERGEYRHWNEWDANQPQLQSVRRIRDQKWHKRGCFLSS
- the CRYBB3 gene encoding beta-crystallin B3 isoform X2, whose protein sequence is MAEQHSAPEQAAAGKGHGGLGGGYKVIVYEMENFQGKRCELSAECPNLTESLLEKVGSIQVESGPWLAFERRAFRGEQYVLEKGDYPRWDAWSNSHRSDSLLSLRPLQIDGPDHKLHLFENPAFGGRKMEIVDDDVPSLWAHGFQDRVASIRAINGTWVGYEFPGYRGRQYVFERGEYRHWNEWDANQPQLQSVRRIRDQKWHKRGCFLSS